AGACATGCAGTGAGTACAAAGCTTTATCCACAGTACATAGTTCGGGGAGCTAAGAAACATGTATGAAAATCAACATTTCAGATGCCACCAGAGGAAACTTAAGTAAATGTCCTAGATCTCAAATGGTTCCAAGAGCAGTTGCTGCGTTTTAGATGTGAACACGTGTTGTTGCTTTCTCGGTGCCCTTCGCAACAATTTCCTGGGTTCCCATTGCTGCCTGAGCAGCCGTGTGCTGGTGAACAAACCGGGCTGCGTGTCTTTGTGAAGCTGCGCTGCCCTCTTGGGAGTCCTTGCTCACTGGCTCATTAAAGatcaatgtttttttaaaagaagcacGGGTATTGTCAGTCATTGCAGAAGGCCTGTATGCCAAATTCTGCATTTCTGTGTGTAGTGGTAGGTTGATGCCGTTTActgctgtctttgcagtgctCACAAACTATTTCAAAGGGTGCAGTAAACATCTGGCCATTTTATTCTGTGCGATGGTCATTGGTAAAGGTGCTGTAGTGCTTGCAAACATGACAGCTTCTTCCTGTGCAGAGCGGATCAAGTGATCTGTGTCCAACTACCCCCCTTCCTTTTTCTTTAAACTTCCTATTTCCCATCCGCTTTGCTTcctaccctgccctgcctccctctgAGTGAGAGCTGACAGTTCCTACCCTCCCACCAGCCTTGAGCTTGCTACCCGGGGAGTTATGCATCTAGCTCTGCTTCTGCTAGgtctctgaatccagtgttttATAACAGCTGGCTAGGCGCACTCTGCGTCAGCTGCTTTTGTTTGAGTGGTGGGAGGTGAAATGCCTAATAAACAGAGGTAGATGGTAGCACAGGGAGCTTTTGGAGGGCTGTGTGGAGAAGGACTCTACAGATAGTTTATCCTTAAGGAGATATCCAGCCAGTTGGGCATTCTTTAAAAGACAGTGGCTGTCTCTGCAAGCTTCAAGCCTCTGATCTCTAAAAGGAGGATGAGTCCAGATTACCCTTTCCTGGCCTGATCACTCCCCTCCGCCATTCTCAAATGTTCCCAGaatatttttgtctttaaaaaaaaaaaaaactgcattctttTTTGCTCAGCTCAAGTGGCATTATTTGCCATCCACATGATTGAGTCACTTCCCAGCATACCTTGTTAAAGaacaaggcagcagcagctggaaatCTAGTCAATTTCAGAAAGTTCAAAGTAGTTTCAGGTTTGGCCCTGCATCCCCTAGTCGATTTTTGTGCCTTTGTAGATTTTCCTATTTTCAGAGACAtttctttctcctgctgctgTTAAAGACCCAAACAAAGAGGGGACACCAGACACAGAGCACAGTCAAATGCGCAAAGCCAAAGCCAAGCAGTAGTGAACCCTTTCCCCCAAATCTTGTAGTTATAACCgtagtcctgcaaacacttgtgcatCTTAACTGTAGCCTTGACTTCAGCAGGTtcgctcatgtgcttaaagttaaacgtgtgtataagtgtgtgtttgtgtaattCACTGGTGAGTGTATGTTCCAGGTCCCCATTTGTGCCAGTCCACAGAGGATATGGCTTGTTACAGCCCCCTGTTTTTACAGAGcgttagctcaagctgtagcagctcatgcttttagctctgctGGTCCCTGGTTCAGTCCCTGGAGTGTCAGCCAAGATTGTGGCTGTCACATGTGCAGAATGGGGGCTGTAGTTATCTTCAGTTGTTTTTAACCCGCATAGTAGGGTAAAGAGAAGATCAGACAGTATAAATTGACTGTGTCTATTTAGCAATCAAAATGCTAAACAatgtaatattaaacattgaagtTTGTGACTTGTTAAACCAAAATGGGAAACAAACTAGAGAATATTTACTATTAGAGATGTTGCCAGAgttcagtgtgtgtgtatatatatatacactaaaAACCAAATTCTTTCCTTGATAAAGACTTCAGTTATTGAATCtgaaattatttttcaaattaaCGTCAGTGACATATTTGCTTTTGCCCAGCCTGGAGAATGAAGATGAGATAATTATGCTTGTTTGTAATCCACTATCAGTTGAAACTTCTAGTCCAATAATGTTGGGGTTGTAAACGCTCCAGGGAagttgaaaaagaaaaacatgggGGGAAAATCATGGTTCTAGGCTACCCGTTCAGGTTGGCTCTACAGATGGAAGGCATTACAGAAAAGCAAATGATTATTGCAGTAAGCATGGTTTAACCTGCTGAGGTTTCTAATGAGGCAGTAGGAGGCTTTTCCTGGTTGGAATGAACTCTGCTGCAGGGTATTATTGAGGCAAATAGCTTAGCATGATCCAAGAAGGGGTTAGACGTCATTCAGAATAAGACTAGTGCCTCCATTACACTGGCCAGGGATGTTGTAGAAGATCATGGCAGGAGCCTTGTCAccagctggaggtgggggggattTGAAAGAACACACAGGGCTGGATGGAAGCATCCAGAGCAGATGTCCCATTGATCTGACACGGATATTCCGAAGTTCCTCTTAGGAGCTGCAGGTGGTGctatttagattaaaaataataataataataataattactgaGGTGTGacctgttttgttttggtttttttggtaggGTTCAAGATCCTGCGGCTGCTTCTACCCCTGCCCCTGCCGCTCCTGCTGCCGCCACTGTCCCCACTACAACCCCTTCCTCTCCCGCTGCACCACCTCAGCCTTCCACCTCCAGCAGCGCCCTCTCTGAcgctgggagcagcagcaggcggaGCAGCGGCGCAGGGACCACGGCAGGTGCCGGAGATGGAGCACCCAGCAATGCTGCATCCATCCTCTGTAGGTGACAACTTTGGTTTCTTGGCATCCCAGTGCCTATTCTGTGAAGGGAGAGTTGCCCAGTGGTTAAAGAAAAGGGGGCACGCATTAGGGTTTCTGGGTCCTATTCTTGAGTCTGccacttgctgggtgaccttgggcaagtcagttctccgctctgtgcctcagtgtccccatctgtaaaatggagctaatagTACTGCCCTCCTTTATAAAGCACCTGGAGTTCTGTGGGTAAGAAGCTTTCTGTCAGAGCTGGCTATTACAGAACTGGAAGGTGGTGGTATTAGTAATGAAGTATCATTGGGTTGCAGTGGATAGAATTCAgccaacccctccacccccaccccggttGCAGATAACTGCACTAACTGGCATGCGTCTCTCTCCATGTCTTGTTCCCTCTCCAGCTGGCTTTGGTGGTGTCACCGGGCTCGGCAGCCTCGGAATGGGCTCTGCCAATTTcatggagctccagcagcagatgcAACGGCAGCTGATGTCCAACCCAGAGATGCTTTCGCAGATTATGGAGAACCCCCTCGTGCAGAACATGATGTCCAACCCCGACCTCATGAGACAGATGATCATGGCCAATCCCCAAATGCAGCAACTGATGGAACGAAACCCTGAGATAAGCCACATGCTGAACAACCCTGAGCTCATGAGACAGGTGGGTGAGAGTTTACAGCTGAGAGCCTGTTTCAGGTGTCTCAGAGATCATCAGTGCAGACTCCCCAGCTTCTCGCTTCTCACTTCTCTTTGCTCCCATCAGTGTCCGTTCTGTAAAGGGAGCGAGCGGAGTCCAGAGCCAGTTGATTCAGAGATCAGATTCTTTATCTACCTGCTGCAGGCTCCTCCCAGACACACAGTGGTCTGTGTGTAAACTCATGTATGTTGTGTGTACCACAGTCATGCACACATGTGCTTCCAATCCTTCTACTCATGTCAGTGCTGCTGAACAGATCACATGCATAGGGGCAAAAAGGATCTAGAGTGTTCTATTGCAGGACCAGAAGCAAAAGGCGTTACTTTCCATAGGAATTAGAGATGGCAGAGAAAGATCTCATGGTCCATCTCCCACTGCCAGTGTAGGATTGTTCTCTACAGTGTGTTCTTCGGGGCTGTTGGTTTCATTATTTCTAAGTATttttattaccatagtgcctacaAGCCCAGTCCTGGATCAGAACCCTCTCATACTAGGTGATACTTAGATTGTCTTTTGGTCTGTGCTTGTGTattagacaagagacaacagatggaatCAGGCGGGAGCACCAGGAAGCAATGAGAACTCTAGTTTTAAATACAGCAAGTGACAAGacttccatcatgtcccttgggAGAAGAAGAGATCTCATTGTCGGCAAATGTTTCTTGATATTCGGCCCGATGTTTTCTATGCCCAGTTTCAGTCTGTTACTCCTAGTCTTACCCCTGCTTGGGCCACGCTAACCAATTCTTAGCTTCCAAACTCCCAGTGAATTGTCGCTGTGTGTTAGTTGGACTAAATCGTCTTGTGAATGACCTGTGCTTTGGTTCTTTGAGTTGGAGCTGGGCTTTCCCCAGAAAGGCAGAACCTATCTGAGATCTGGAGGACCTGTCGGAGGTCTGGAGCTACAAGATGGTTTTATTTTTACTGAGATGTGAGGGAATCGTTTTCTCGTGAACCCTTGGACAGTTTTCAAATGCAGTCCATCCTGGGGGTGTTAGCCAGGCATTTGGGCAGAGGTGACTTGATCTTGCATAGAAACTACATGATCCTAACCAGCTGAATTGAGATTGTAAAAAAAGGAAGGCATCGGAGCTTAGCAGCGATAGCAGGGAACTTGAGGGGCTAGtatcctgggttctcttcccttgCTGTGCATTATCTTGGACAAATGATTTCCActctctgtctgtaaaatgggtttaTTTATGCTTTTCTCCCAGGAGGTCGAGACTTATTTTTTTTCAGTGGTTGGATGTAGAACAGTGGTGGTACTGCTGAGGGCGGTGCCACCCATAGTTCAAGCCACTGGCATCTTTTGTAGTGTAAATGGGCCTGATCTCCCCAaatttttctccttcccccaGACAATGGAATTGGCCCGCAACCCCGCCATGATGCAGGAGATGATGCGGAACCAGGACCGAGCTCTGAGTAACCTAGAGAGCATCCCAGGAGGATACAACGCCCTGCGCCGGATGTACACCGACATCCAGGAGCCCATGTTTAGCGCAGCTAGGGAGCAGGTATAGAGcactcctgctccagctggggtaGATTGGTGGGTCTTatcccccctgcctgcaggtgGTGGTAGAGCTCATTTGTCCAGCTGTCTGTATGGTCTGGTGCAGATACCTCAGCAGGGAAACAGCACATAGGGTGTCGCAAGTCCTGGTGTGTGATCTGTGCCCGTGTGTTCCATTGACTGGTTCAGGCACTAGTCTAAGacttgagagacctgggttcagttccctgcttgccacagactccctgtatgaccttggacaagtcacgtagcctctttgtgcctcagtgaAAGCCGGGTATAACAGCACCATCCTGTGAGGCTGAACGCGTTAAAGATTGTGAAACGCTTTGAGCACTGCTGGTGAAAAGCGCTATATAAGAGCCTGATATTCTTGTGCGGTGGTGGGTTTAGTCTGCTCCGTTCCTTTACGGGGTCTGATTCAACGATCTCTCTCTTTCTAGTTTGGCAACAATCCTTTCTCATCCTTGGCTGGGAACTCCGACAGCTCGAGCTCCCAGCCTTTACGGACGGAAAATAGAGAGCCTTTACCCAACCCCTGGAGCCCCATGCCGCCCGCCTCCCAAGCCCAGGTTCCCAGCAGTGAAGGGAGTACCGGATCAACGGCAACCCAGAGCACACCCACTGTATCCAACCCCTTTGGGATCAACGCTGCCAACCTGGGGACCGGTACGTACCCGGCAGCGAGGCGCCGGTGACAGGACAAACCGGTCAGATGTAGATAGCATCAGAttacttctagcatttgtatgtTTGCTGTAGCGGCCGCGTTCATCAGATTGGCCATTCTGGCCCTGTGGCAAACTAGAATGGGTTATTCCTCCTGTGCCTGCCCAAGGGCTGCACTGGGGTTCTCCACGGGCACAGGATGAGACAGGTAGCAGCTGTAGGGGGAGCCCATGGAGACAAAGTACTCCCTGCCTGGCCGCTCAagatggagcattgcatgctgggatttgtagtctccctgggctgctgctgtttAAGATGAGAGCATTTCCATGTGTTGGTCTAGCCCATCCTTGGCTTATTTACTTACCCAGCCTGAAAAGGGTTAACCGCTACTCTGCTGGATTTCCTCTCCAGCATCCACACCCCCATGTGCCACTGGAAAATCTCAAATGGTCAGGAGCACATGTTGACTTGCCCTCTGACCCTTTCTCTTACGAAGAGCAGCTGGTGAGAAATGAACATCAAGATTGCTCAGTGTTGCTGTATGCTCCACCTTCTACCAACACTAAATTCAGACACGGCCTCCATCTTCTGTGTGTTTCGTGCTCGATTTTAGCTCCTCCGTTAGCTGCGATCAGGCTTGTAAGTTTTGCTCTCTCCTGTGTTGCTGCAGGGATGTTTAACAGCCCAGAGATGCAAGGTCTCCTGCAGCAGATTTCAGAAAACCCCCAGTTGATGCAAAACATGATCTCTGCCCCTTACATGCGCAGCATGATGCAGACTCTCTCCCAGAACCCAGACTTCGCAGCACAGGTAAAAACGTAGCAGCATCTTCCTCTGTCACAAACAAGCCCTGGGACCCAGCACAGGTGCAGACGTTCTGTCAGCATAGCATGAGACGTTGCTCATTTTAAGGAAGCAGAGTTCTGATAGACCAGGCTCGGAGCTCTATTGTGCTTCTTAGTAGCATGAGCCCAACCACAGGACTGAGATTCCAGACGAATGAAGTCCTCTGCATAtccacacagtgtgtacaacctgggcagagggagggcaggcacCAGCCTGACTGTGCTATCTTCCTGACCTGGGAAGGATGAGAGGGGGAATTCAGATTCCAatggcccattcagtcctcaGCCCCTCTGCTCAGACTGCCAGAAAAGGTGAGGTCAGCCAGTGCCAGTAGCTATTGTGAGTCAGATGCACATGCCCGCCGTGAACCTGGCTTGTGAGCCACCAACTCTCCTGGGTGACAGCTTCCCGCGGCTGCCATGCTGGGCTGTGTTTCAACTTGGatcagggtgagggtggggaaggctgtgTATCTCAGCACCCCGGGAGCCGTGCAATCATCTCTAAAGGAATGGGAGGTGGAGGGTCTTCACTGAAAAGCACTCCCACCCCTTCTGCTGGCTGCACCTCCCATTCATCTCTGATGGCAGGATCAGGCTGTCAATTCCTGTTGGAAGTGGAACATACCAAAGCCACCGGTGGCAAGGGGTGTTAAGGACCcagttagactcatagactttaaggtcagaagggaccattatgatcatctagtctgacctcctgcacgatgCAGGCCACATGTTAACATGTTCTTCTATGGAACTAGGCCGTGAAGAGAGTTTAATAACCCCATTGACTCATGCTGTGTGTGCTGTCTCCTGGCAGATGATGGTAAACGTCCCACTCTTTGCCGGGAACCCGCAGCTTCAGGAGCAGCTTCGGCTTCAGCTCCCCGTCTTTCTGCAGCAGGTAAGGAGCCTAGTCCCTTGCTCTGTGTTGGCCATCCTGTGGTCCAGAACTGTTCCATGGCTTTTGCAGCGGGGGAAGCCTTTGGTCCTTCTGCCAAAGGCTCGCAGAAGGTGCACAGTCCTatcggtaaaagcagcaaagagtcctgtggcaccttatagactaacagacgttttggagcatgagcatgagtCCTATTGGGGTGGACTGTGATGCTGAAGGAACAGAGACTTTGCCTTGGTAGGTGATGCAACTAAGGCGTTGAGAGCTGACGGAGAAATGGATCCAGGAATCCACTCTCTTGCTGTAACTACTAGATCCTGGTGTGTCCCATTGGATGATCCCTAGAGCTCATGTTTAAAGGGCTTTGTCTGGCCAGGGCCCTCCTGCCTCTAATGCAAATCTTTGACTGAAGGAAACTCTGAATCTTTGGTAACTGTTGAATTTTACCTTCCTTGTTTCCAAGATGCAGAACCCAGACTCCCTCTCAATCCTGACGAACCCCAGAGCCATGCAGGCTCTCCTCCAGATCCAGCAGGGACTCCAGACGCTGCAAACGGAGGCCCCGGGACTAGTGCCAAGGTAACGAGGCCTTAGATCAGTCTCAGACCTGCAAAACCTGTCGGGCAGGTCTGCCTTGGGGGAGCAGTGACAAATCCCCAGCTACTTTCCAGCACAGCTGTGTGCAGCCTTTCTGCTTGCTCACACTTGCTGAGGGCTCCCCCTGCAGCTCTCTTCCAGGAATGACAAGAGCCCCCTTCTGACTTAATATCGCCCGAATTTAGCACTGGGGAAAGGTTTGAGAtgcacagccctggagacagaTAGGCACATCGGGGCAAACAATCCTGCCAGCGCCCCTTAGTCCTTCCCTAGGGTGAGGATTCCCTGTATGGGCGAGGGGGGAGTGCAGTATTCACAGCCCTTTTAGTTCTTATCTTCTGCCTAGATTCCCAACAAGGGAACCCGATAATCCCAGTTCTGCATGATCTAGTGATGTAGGTACCTGCTCGGTAGGGCCAGGACTGGGACCGACCGGCTCGTTTCATAGAGGCCATGGAACAGCC
This genomic window from Mauremys mutica isolate MM-2020 ecotype Southern chromosome 17, ASM2049712v1, whole genome shotgun sequence contains:
- the UBQLN4 gene encoding ubiquilin-4 isoform X1, translated to MAELSGGGPGPGGEGEAELGGSGPGGLLIRVTVKTPKDKEEIVIGDGASVREFKEEISRRFKAKQDQLVLIFAGKILKDGDTLNQHGIKDGLTVHLVIKTPQKVQDPAAASTPAPAAPAAATVPTTTPSSPAAPPQPSTSSSALSDAGSSSRRSSGAGTTAGAGDGAPSNAASILSGFGGVTGLGSLGMGSANFMELQQQMQRQLMSNPEMLSQIMENPLVQNMMSNPDLMRQMIMANPQMQQLMERNPEISHMLNNPELMRQTMELARNPAMMQEMMRNQDRALSNLESIPGGYNALRRMYTDIQEPMFSAAREQFGNNPFSSLAGNSDSSSSQPLRTENREPLPNPWSPMPPASQAQVPSSEGSTGSTATQSTPTVSNPFGINAANLGTGMFNSPEMQGLLQQISENPQLMQNMISAPYMRSMMQTLSQNPDFAAQMMVNVPLFAGNPQLQEQLRLQLPVFLQQMQNPDSLSILTNPRAMQALLQIQQGLQTLQTEAPGLVPSLGSFGMPRIPPPSTGGSTIPENPVSSSSTPASASPAGGSNPQQQLMQQMIQLLAGGNSQVQSPEVRFQQQLEQLNAMGFINREANLQALIATGGDINAAIERLLGSQPS
- the UBQLN4 gene encoding ubiquilin-4 isoform X2 gives rise to the protein MAHGLPHRRPSYPLLPRVLPPPCTFKEEISRRFKAKQDQLVLIFAGKILKDGDTLNQHGIKDGLTVHLVIKTPQKVQDPAAASTPAPAAPAAATVPTTTPSSPAAPPQPSTSSSALSDAGSSSRRSSGAGTTAGAGDGAPSNAASILSGFGGVTGLGSLGMGSANFMELQQQMQRQLMSNPEMLSQIMENPLVQNMMSNPDLMRQMIMANPQMQQLMERNPEISHMLNNPELMRQTMELARNPAMMQEMMRNQDRALSNLESIPGGYNALRRMYTDIQEPMFSAAREQFGNNPFSSLAGNSDSSSSQPLRTENREPLPNPWSPMPPASQAQVPSSEGSTGSTATQSTPTVSNPFGINAANLGTGMFNSPEMQGLLQQISENPQLMQNMISAPYMRSMMQTLSQNPDFAAQMMVNVPLFAGNPQLQEQLRLQLPVFLQQMQNPDSLSILTNPRAMQALLQIQQGLQTLQTEAPGLVPSLGSFGMPRIPPPSTGGSTIPENPVSSSSTPASASPAGGSNPQQQLMQQMIQLLAGGNSQVQSPEVRFQQQLEQLNAMGFINREANLQALIATGGDINAAIERLLGSQPS